From the genome of Bacteroidota bacterium, one region includes:
- a CDS encoding methyltransferase domain-containing protein: MSHTIVQRGFTYSAQVDPANRNAESYPATRRIRRIVWNIYYRHFRPGDTLLDLNCGTGDDAMELASAGIRVLATDGSAEMIEEVQRKLYGTAIRTLVTPMQLSFQRLYALNGRQFDGAYSNLGGLNMTNRLDQIAGDLARLVRPGGYVVLNVMSKTCLWETASYLLRGKWKKAFQRRSPDGVLANLNGERVWMRYYSPDEIERAFQRQFNVVSVKGLNILTPPPSALPARKMLGRGIRILESLDDSLPSNSSLHGLGDFYVIVFQRRGQ; this comes from the coding sequence ATGTCGCACACAATCGTTCAGCGGGGGTTCACCTACAGCGCACAAGTTGACCCCGCAAACCGGAATGCGGAATCATATCCGGCCACGCGTCGTATACGTCGCATTGTCTGGAACATCTACTACCGGCATTTCCGTCCGGGCGACACATTGCTTGATCTGAATTGCGGAACAGGCGACGACGCAATGGAGCTGGCCTCTGCCGGAATTCGGGTTCTTGCCACCGACGGTTCTGCCGAGATGATAGAAGAAGTGCAGCGAAAGCTGTACGGGACCGCGATTCGCACGCTTGTTACACCAATGCAGCTTTCATTCCAGCGCTTGTATGCGCTGAATGGAAGACAGTTCGACGGGGCGTATTCCAATCTCGGCGGACTCAACATGACGAATAGGCTGGATCAGATTGCAGGTGACCTCGCCCGTCTTGTGCGTCCGGGCGGATATGTTGTGTTGAATGTGATGTCGAAGACCTGCCTCTGGGAAACCGCGTCATACCTCCTCCGCGGCAAGTGGAAAAAAGCATTTCAACGCCGGTCGCCGGATGGTGTGCTGGCGAACCTGAACGGTGAACGTGTCTGGATGCGGTACTACTCGCCGGATGAGATCGAGCGGGCATTTCAACGGCAGTTCAATGTTGTTTCTGTGAAGGGATTGAACATTCTCACGCCTCCTCCTTCCGCGTTGCCGGCAAGAAAGATGCTCGGACGAGGCATCCGCATCCTCGAAAGTCTGGATGACTCACTGCCCTCCAATTCCAGCCTGCACGGATTGGGCGACTTCTATGTTATTGTCTTCCAACGAAGAGGGCAGTAG
- a CDS encoding ribulose-phosphate 3-epimerase, producing the protein MVKIAPSLLSADFADLQNQIAAAEQAGADWLHLDIMDGHFVPNISFGPPVIKALRKHTKLPFDTHLMIENPDRYLEAFHAAGANILTVHYEACTHLHRTISRIQELGMKAGVSINPGTPVNALSEILPYVDLVLIMSVNPGFGGQKFISTSTEKLRQSADIIKQRKPEIHLEVDGGIDDTTAAAVVKAGANVLVAGNYIFGQGNIAGSIATLRRISG; encoded by the coding sequence ATGGTAAAAATAGCCCCCTCATTGCTTTCGGCGGATTTCGCCGACCTGCAGAACCAGATTGCCGCCGCGGAGCAGGCCGGAGCAGATTGGCTTCATCTCGATATTATGGATGGCCACTTCGTTCCGAACATCTCGTTCGGGCCGCCTGTCATTAAGGCGCTCCGCAAGCACACAAAGCTGCCGTTCGACACTCACCTGATGATCGAAAATCCCGACCGCTATCTTGAGGCGTTCCACGCCGCCGGTGCGAATATCCTGACTGTGCATTACGAAGCATGCACACATCTGCACAGAACAATCAGCCGCATACAGGAACTCGGCATGAAGGCCGGAGTCTCCATCAATCCAGGCACGCCTGTGAACGCTCTGAGCGAGATTCTGCCGTATGTTGACCTCGTTCTCATTATGTCCGTAAATCCCGGTTTCGGCGGTCAGAAGTTCATTTCCACGTCAACTGAAAAATTGCGCCAATCTGCCGATATTATCAAGCAGAGGAAGCCGGAAATTCACCTTGAGGTGGACGGAGGGATCGATGATACGACTGCCGCGGCAGTTGTGAAAGCGGGGGCGAATGTTCTCGTTGCCGGAAACTACATTTTCGGGCAGGGGAATATCGCAGGGTCGATTGCCACACTGAGGAGAATTTCAGGTTGA
- a CDS encoding PASTA domain-containing protein — protein MNARIKEFLDTAVRPFLTRAWQRLKPYASRFGRLLRAFFLSKRFLVAMMSLIAAFLLLNYVVMPWYVYHGGTLSVPDVTMMQYEEALKVLDDAGLVGIEGDRVLDNAHPIGGVITQNPAPGSIVKYGRHVYLTVCGGEVQVLVPQLRGRSLRDARFALERDGLVLGDIEYAASNQSPENTIISQSITHAARVKRGTIVGVVVSAGKPDRSVEIPNLFGKSISEAIKLLARYGLKVGNITYQVNIELLPNTIVDQYPQAGAAADSGKTVDLFVVKAGILQDEH, from the coding sequence ATGAACGCAAGGATTAAAGAATTTCTAGACACCGCCGTCAGGCCATTTCTCACACGTGCCTGGCAGAGACTCAAGCCCTACGCCTCACGCTTCGGGCGTTTGCTGCGGGCGTTTTTCCTCAGCAAAAGGTTCCTGGTAGCCATGATGAGCCTTATTGCCGCATTTCTTCTTCTCAACTATGTCGTGATGCCCTGGTATGTATATCACGGCGGAACGTTGTCTGTGCCGGATGTAACGATGATGCAATACGAGGAAGCGCTGAAGGTTCTGGATGATGCGGGCCTGGTCGGGATTGAGGGAGATAGGGTACTCGACAACGCGCATCCAATCGGGGGTGTGATTACGCAAAACCCTGCTCCCGGCTCGATTGTGAAGTATGGCAGACATGTGTACCTGACAGTGTGCGGTGGTGAAGTACAGGTACTTGTACCGCAGTTACGGGGAAGATCGTTGCGGGATGCGCGCTTTGCGTTGGAACGGGACGGCCTTGTGTTGGGTGACATCGAGTATGCCGCCTCGAATCAGAGCCCCGAAAACACGATCATATCACAATCAATCACGCATGCTGCAAGAGTGAAGAGGGGAACGATTGTCGGCGTAGTTGTCAGTGCAGGGAAGCCCGATCGTTCAGTTGAAATCCCCAATCTCTTCGGAAAGTCAATATCTGAAGCGATAAAACTCCTTGCGAGATATGGACTTAAAGTCGGGAATATTACGTACCAGGTGAATATTGAACTTCTTCCCAACACAATTGTTGATCAGTACCCGCAAGCGGGCGCAGCCGCTGATAGCGGAAAGACAGTCGACCTGTTTGTCGTCAAGGCGGGAATTTTACAGGACGAACACTGA